The nucleotide window AGGGGAGACAAGAGAGAAAATACGCGCCCAACTAGGCGACCTGGCGCAGACAACATGCGCGGACTCCCTGAAAGAGGCGACACAAAACGCTTTTGAACTGTCCAATGCCGGAGACACGCTCCTGTTTTCTCCCGGGTGTTCAAGTTTTGACATGTTCGGCTCATACGAGGAAAGGGGAAATCTGTTTAAGGAGATCGTAAGAGATGTTTGATTTCAAAAACAGGGATTTTGACGTACTGCTCCTCGGGCTCGTCCTCATAGTGGCGGGAATCGGGGTGGTGGCCGTATACAACTCAAGCTCCATATACTCGCTTGAAACCTATAACAACTCGATGCGGTTTCTCAAATTCCACGTCATATATCTTCTCGTTGGAATAACGGCCATGGTGACATTGATGCACATGAAGCCGTCTTTTGTAAGAAAGCTGGTTTACCCGGGTTATCTGCTCGGACTCGCTTTACTCGTAATCGTGCTTTTGCCTGAAATAGGAAAAGAAGTCGGCGGGGGACGAAGGTGGATTTCGGTCTGGGGATTCTCGTTTCAGCCGTCTGAGTTCTGCAAGTACATGCTGGTCATCTACATGGCGCACTTCCTGTTCAAGAAGGGGGACAAGATGGACAGCTTCTGGATCGGCATATTTTCTCCCCTGCTTGCCGGTGGCGCCTACGTGGGACTTATCCTGGCCGGGCCAGACCTCGGAACTTCTTTCCTGGTTCTGGCAATTCTTTTCATAATGCTCTTTGTCGGAGGAGCAAAACTCCAGCACCTGCTCAGCATCGGAATCGGGGCCGTGGGACTGCTCGTGCTGGCTATCATCAAAGAGGGTTACAGAATGGAGAGAATAATGTCCTTCCTAGACCCGTGGAAAGACCCCCTCGGCTCGGGATACCAGGCCGTTCAGTCGTTCATGGCCTTCGGTCTCGGCGGAATATACGGAAGCGGGCTCGGGAACAGTTCCCAGAAACTGCTTTTCCTTCCCCAGGCCCACACGGATTTCATCTTTTCGATAATAGGCGAGGAATTCGGATTCATAGGGGTAATAACGTTAATCGTGCTTTTCCTCATGATTCTGGGAAGGTGCGTAAGGATATCCATGCGGGCGGAAGATCCTTTCTCAAGATACATGGTATTCGGTTTCACGGCGCTCATAACGCTCCAAGCAGCGCTTAACATGGGAGTTGCGGTCGGCCTCTTCCCCACCACGGGACTGACGCTGCCTCTTGTAAGCTACGGAGGAAGCTCTCTTGTATCAACGCTTGCGGCGTTCGGAATCATCCTGAGCGTCTCTAGATTCAGTGCTAAGGAATGATGAGAGTGATAATAGCCGGAGGAGGAACAGGAGGACACGTATTCCCCGCGATATCAATCGCGGAGGAAATACTTGAGAGAAACAGCGGGAACGAGGTCATGTTCGTGGGCACCGAACAGGGAATCGAAAAAAGGATTCTTCCAAAGAAGGGATACAGAGTCGAATTCATAAAATCAAGGGGAATTGTAGGAAAAAGTTTCTCCCAGAAGGTGATAGCGGTGATTTCAATACTAGGAGCGATGCTGAGTTCCCTCAGGATACTCAGGGATTTCAGGCCCGATGTAGTTATAGGAGTCGGTGGATACGCGTCCGGACCTACCCTGCTTTGCGC belongs to Candidatus Dadabacteria bacterium and includes:
- the ftsW gene encoding putative lipid II flippase FtsW → MFDFKNRDFDVLLLGLVLIVAGIGVVAVYNSSSIYSLETYNNSMRFLKFHVIYLLVGITAMVTLMHMKPSFVRKLVYPGYLLGLALLVIVLLPEIGKEVGGGRRWISVWGFSFQPSEFCKYMLVIYMAHFLFKKGDKMDSFWIGIFSPLLAGGAYVGLILAGPDLGTSFLVLAILFIMLFVGGAKLQHLLSIGIGAVGLLVLAIIKEGYRMERIMSFLDPWKDPLGSGYQAVQSFMAFGLGGIYGSGLGNSSQKLLFLPQAHTDFIFSIIGEEFGFIGVITLIVLFLMILGRCVRISMRAEDPFSRYMVFGFTALITLQAALNMGVAVGLFPTTGLTLPLVSYGGSSLVSTLAAFGIILSVSRFSAKE